A single genomic interval of uncultured Pseudodesulfovibrio sp. harbors:
- a CDS encoding sulfite exporter TauE/SafE family protein, whose amino-acid sequence MLRSKKSLLMLALLVAVCFVAEPAWADRLSEAIAEAKPQGEVGYLGIPGAPQLNILIGLVWAVWVGWIFSTVGAFGGIMAGVGHITIYGLGDYAKSFKKTMKLNKVVTDSIRVSNQWLVGCSAALSSFNYYKAGRLVLPLGVALAIGSVAGSWLVPWLTAGKISLKAYLGYFGLFVLFLGCYLFYETTPKGQANKKAAKEAAAAFQKSVKEQQAGADVDMAEMGVKVQKFTPTACEFTFFGVEFKFNPLIPVVGGFFIAALASFLGVGGGFLLVPFLTSVAGLPMYLVAGTSAMAVFIGMVNSIASYMLLKQTPVEWGLIGAELIGIVIGSIIGPKTSKFIPDRVLKYIFIVLAVYVGVRYTTKGFLGYSLVPPF is encoded by the coding sequence GTGTTACGTTCCAAAAAATCTCTTTTGATGCTGGCCCTGTTGGTCGCCGTCTGCTTTGTGGCGGAACCTGCGTGGGCTGATCGTCTGTCCGAGGCCATTGCCGAGGCAAAACCGCAGGGTGAAGTCGGGTATCTCGGCATTCCCGGCGCTCCGCAGTTGAACATTCTCATCGGTCTCGTCTGGGCCGTGTGGGTTGGCTGGATTTTCTCCACCGTCGGCGCATTCGGCGGTATCATGGCCGGTGTCGGTCACATCACCATCTACGGCCTCGGCGACTACGCCAAGAGCTTCAAGAAAACCATGAAGCTCAACAAGGTCGTCACCGACTCCATCCGTGTGTCGAACCAGTGGTTGGTTGGTTGCTCCGCCGCCCTGTCTTCCTTCAACTATTATAAAGCAGGTCGCCTTGTGCTGCCGCTGGGCGTTGCCCTTGCCATCGGTTCCGTTGCCGGTTCCTGGCTCGTGCCCTGGCTCACCGCAGGCAAGATCAGCCTGAAGGCCTACCTCGGTTACTTCGGTCTCTTCGTCCTGTTCCTCGGTTGCTACCTCTTCTACGAAACCACCCCGAAGGGTCAGGCCAACAAGAAAGCCGCCAAGGAAGCTGCCGCAGCTTTCCAGAAGTCCGTCAAGGAACAGCAGGCTGGTGCCGATGTCGATATGGCTGAAATGGGCGTCAAGGTTCAGAAGTTCACCCCGACTGCCTGTGAATTCACCTTCTTCGGCGTCGAGTTCAAGTTCAATCCCCTGATTCCGGTTGTCGGTGGTTTCTTCATCGCAGCGCTGGCTTCCTTCCTCGGTGTCGGTGGCGGCTTCCTGCTGGTGCCGTTCCTGACTTCCGTTGCAGGTCTGCCCATGTACCTTGTTGCCGGTACCTCCGCCATGGCGGTCTTCATCGGTATGGTCAACTCCATCGCATCCTACATGCTGCTCAAGCAGACTCCGGTTGAGTGGGGCCTGATCGGTGCAGAGCTTATCGGTATCGTCATCGGTTCCATCATCGGACCCAAGACCTCCAAGTTCATCCCGGACAGAGTCCTCAAGTACATCTTCATCGTACTCGCCGTTTACGTTGGTGTCCGCTACACCACCAAGGGCTTCCTCGGTTACTCCCTGGTTCCCCCCTTCTAA
- a CDS encoding 4Fe-4S dicluster domain-containing protein, with the protein MAIYKIKFDKKRCIACDACLVHCKVKNKVPVGLSLNRLIAEGPIADKDGKPSAKLKYENCRHCKKPQCVPASQGAFYVREDGLVLIDETKEITKEVAEAIIEACPWHIPVFNDEAGKIMKCDYCVDRVDAGGTPACVTGCTASALTFVRPE; encoded by the coding sequence ATGGCCATTTACAAAATCAAATTTGACAAGAAGCGGTGTATCGCCTGTGACGCCTGTCTCGTTCATTGCAAGGTGAAGAACAAGGTGCCGGTCGGCCTGAGTCTCAACCGTCTCATCGCCGAGGGACCCATCGCCGACAAGGACGGGAAACCTTCTGCCAAGCTGAAGTACGAAAACTGCCGGCACTGTAAAAAGCCGCAGTGTGTTCCCGCAAGTCAGGGAGCATTTTATGTCAGGGAAGACGGCCTTGTCCTTATAGACGAGACCAAGGAGATCACCAAGGAAGTCGCTGAGGCGATTATCGAAGCGTGTCCCTGGCACATTCCGGTTTTCAATGATGAGGCCGGAAAGATCATGAAATGTGATTATTGCGTGGACAGGGTAGATGCCGGTGGCACTCCTGCCTGCGTGACCGGATGTACGGCAAGTGCGCTGACTTTCGTACGACCGGAATAG
- a CDS encoding molybdopterin-dependent oxidoreductase, with translation MSKEYVYSICGMCSVRCPIQVEVVDGKAEYVQGNPHAAGLMGSLCPRGAAGPALTHDDERPQYPMIREGERGEGKWKRVSWDEALDYVADKLTAIQEKYGKDSVLFSDRGGPFRDFYRAFLRGIGTANYNNHDSACARNVQNAALSVFGFGRKGVSYDLKNAKHVILQQRNIFEAVNVAEVNNLLDAMGKGCKLSVIDIRANVPATKADNFFMIRPGTDYGFNLAVINTLINEDLYDKKFVADWMEDFDKLKEFVQPYTPEWAEEETGIKADAIRDFCRQLAEAAPSVLWHPGWMTARYGDSFYMTRTIYIINSLLGAIGAQGGLPFMNKPGDVGAKGLNSFMNLYPKPEGKRVDGVGWMDGRKHFDAGPGLVHLAYEAAESGAPYPVKAYIVNRHDPLMAFPDSADVKSMWDDIELIVAPTFSWSDTAWNADVVLPISPFLERDDTIMTKNGPKPGFVMRKRAMQPIYDTKAIWEIYAGLAKRMGLSELDYDNIEDIWKFQLEGTGVSLEDFDEKGFVTLASEPLYKPVKEGSFKTPSGKIQIIDAKLEADGLPSLKPYESPERPPMDKFRITFGRCVLHTQGHTVNNKLLFERMSENTLWINTERAKAIGIEDGEYVNVTGNGHTGSIRAFVTDFIHPEAIFMIHGFGHTLPVESRAKGKGVADNELMPKGIRKYDKCGGAVSMQEHFVSVTKA, from the coding sequence ATGAGTAAGGAATATGTCTACAGCATCTGCGGCATGTGCTCGGTGCGCTGCCCCATTCAAGTCGAGGTCGTTGACGGCAAAGCCGAATACGTTCAAGGCAACCCCCACGCGGCAGGCCTCATGGGCTCTCTCTGCCCTCGCGGAGCGGCCGGTCCTGCGCTGACTCACGACGATGAGCGTCCGCAGTACCCCATGATTCGTGAAGGCGAGCGTGGGGAAGGAAAATGGAAACGGGTTTCGTGGGACGAAGCGCTCGATTACGTGGCGGACAAACTCACAGCCATTCAGGAAAAGTACGGTAAGGACTCGGTTCTCTTCTCTGACCGCGGCGGCCCATTCCGTGATTTCTACCGCGCCTTTCTGCGCGGCATCGGCACGGCCAACTACAACAACCACGATTCCGCCTGTGCCCGTAACGTCCAGAACGCGGCCCTTTCCGTTTTCGGATTCGGACGCAAGGGCGTTTCCTACGACCTGAAAAACGCCAAGCACGTCATTCTGCAACAGCGCAATATTTTCGAAGCCGTCAACGTCGCCGAGGTCAACAACCTCCTCGACGCCATGGGCAAGGGGTGCAAACTCTCGGTCATCGACATCCGTGCCAACGTCCCTGCCACCAAGGCCGACAATTTCTTCATGATCCGCCCCGGAACCGACTATGGTTTCAACCTCGCGGTCATCAATACCCTTATCAACGAAGACTTGTACGACAAGAAATTCGTTGCCGACTGGATGGAAGACTTCGACAAGCTCAAGGAATTCGTCCAGCCCTACACCCCGGAATGGGCCGAAGAAGAAACCGGCATCAAGGCCGACGCCATCCGCGACTTCTGCCGCCAGCTTGCCGAAGCCGCCCCGAGCGTACTCTGGCATCCCGGCTGGATGACCGCCCGCTACGGCGATTCCTTCTACATGACCCGCACCATCTACATCATCAACTCCTTGCTCGGAGCCATCGGCGCACAGGGCGGCCTGCCGTTCATGAACAAGCCGGGAGACGTCGGAGCCAAGGGGCTGAACAGCTTCATGAACCTCTATCCCAAGCCCGAAGGCAAGCGCGTTGACGGTGTGGGATGGATGGATGGCCGCAAGCACTTTGACGCAGGTCCGGGCCTTGTCCACCTCGCGTACGAAGCCGCCGAATCCGGCGCGCCCTACCCAGTCAAGGCGTACATCGTAAACCGCCACGACCCGCTCATGGCTTTCCCGGATTCCGCAGACGTCAAGTCCATGTGGGACGACATTGAACTCATCGTGGCCCCCACGTTCTCATGGTCCGATACCGCGTGGAATGCCGACGTGGTCCTGCCGATCTCGCCGTTCCTCGAACGCGACGACACCATCATGACCAAAAATGGTCCCAAGCCCGGTTTCGTCATGCGTAAACGCGCCATGCAGCCGATCTACGACACCAAGGCCATCTGGGAAATCTACGCAGGCCTTGCCAAGCGCATGGGATTGTCCGAACTGGATTACGATAATATTGAAGACATCTGGAAATTCCAGCTTGAAGGCACAGGCGTCTCCCTTGAGGACTTCGACGAAAAGGGCTTTGTCACCCTCGCCTCCGAACCGCTCTACAAGCCGGTCAAGGAAGGTTCCTTCAAGACGCCTTCCGGCAAAATCCAGATCATCGACGCCAAGCTCGAAGCCGACGGCCTGCCGTCCCTCAAGCCGTATGAATCCCCGGAACGTCCGCCCATGGACAAATTCCGCATTACCTTCGGCCGCTGCGTCCTGCACACGCAGGGACACACCGTCAACAACAAGCTCCTGTTTGAGCGCATGTCCGAGAACACTCTCTGGATCAATACCGAGCGGGCCAAGGCCATCGGCATTGAAGACGGCGAATATGTCAACGTCACGGGCAACGGTCACACCGGCTCCATCAGGGCGTTCGTCACCGACTTCATTCACCCCGAAGCGATCTTCATGATCCACGGCTTCGGACACACCCTGCCTGTCGAATCCCGCGCCAAGGGCAAGGGAGTGGCAGACAACGAACTCATGCCCAAGGGCATTCGTAAATATGACAAGTGTGGCGGAGCCGTCTCCATGCAGGAGCACTTCGTCAGCGTAACCAAAGCATAG
- the murA gene encoding UDP-N-acetylglucosamine 1-carboxyvinyltransferase → MDKLIIEGGVPLQGSIQVSGAKNAALPILMACLLVEGKVELSNVPRLADIHTSLKLLNILGCETTFDKNDATSDCLDLKPEAPYELVKTMRASVLCLGPLLARLGEARVALPGGCAIGARPVDLHLRGLERMGAEFELTEGYIKGKCSGRLKGARITLDFPTVGGTENLLMAASLADGTTVLENAAREPEVEDLANFLNACGAKITGHGTSVITIEGVKSLKGCKYRVMPDRIEAGTYMVAAAITGGELEILDCPFDALDAVSYKLREMGVWLQEEDGYVLVRRANGLVKNVDVTTLPHPGFPTDMQAQLMALMCFGQGAGTIEEKIFENRFMHVLELVRLGADVRLKGRTAMVHGVGKLTGAPVMASDLRASASLVLAGLAAEGITTIERIYHLDRGYENIEEKLSGVGARIKRVSE, encoded by the coding sequence ATGGATAAACTTATCATTGAAGGTGGCGTTCCTTTACAGGGCAGCATTCAGGTCAGCGGGGCCAAAAACGCAGCATTACCAATCCTTATGGCGTGTTTGCTGGTCGAGGGAAAGGTCGAGTTGAGCAACGTTCCGCGTCTTGCGGATATTCATACTTCGCTCAAGCTTCTCAACATTCTCGGTTGCGAAACGACCTTTGACAAAAATGATGCGACCAGCGACTGCCTCGATCTCAAACCCGAGGCTCCGTACGAACTCGTCAAGACCATGCGCGCTTCCGTACTGTGTCTCGGCCCGCTGCTCGCCCGTCTCGGCGAAGCCCGTGTCGCGCTTCCCGGCGGCTGTGCCATCGGTGCCCGTCCGGTCGATCTCCATCTGCGCGGACTCGAGCGCATGGGCGCGGAGTTTGAGCTGACTGAAGGATATATCAAGGGGAAATGTTCCGGTCGCCTCAAGGGTGCCAGAATCACTCTTGATTTCCCGACCGTCGGTGGAACCGAGAACCTGCTCATGGCTGCCAGCCTTGCCGACGGCACGACTGTTCTTGAAAACGCCGCGCGTGAACCCGAAGTCGAGGATCTTGCCAATTTCCTCAACGCCTGCGGTGCGAAGATCACGGGCCACGGCACCAGCGTCATTACCATTGAAGGCGTGAAATCCCTCAAGGGCTGCAAGTATCGCGTCATGCCCGACCGCATCGAAGCCGGAACCTACATGGTCGCGGCAGCCATCACCGGCGGCGAGCTTGAGATTCTCGACTGTCCTTTTGATGCGCTTGACGCCGTGAGCTACAAGCTCCGCGAGATGGGTGTCTGGCTTCAGGAGGAGGACGGGTATGTTCTGGTCCGCCGAGCCAACGGACTCGTCAAGAATGTCGATGTCACCACGCTTCCGCATCCCGGTTTCCCTACGGACATGCAGGCGCAGCTCATGGCGCTCATGTGTTTCGGGCAGGGCGCGGGCACCATTGAGGAAAAAATATTCGAGAATCGCTTCATGCATGTTCTCGAACTCGTTCGCCTCGGTGCGGACGTGCGTCTCAAGGGACGTACCGCCATGGTTCACGGCGTTGGCAAACTGACCGGTGCACCTGTCATGGCGTCCGATCTCCGGGCCTCCGCTTCTCTCGTTCTTGCCGGTCTTGCCGCCGAAGGCATCACGACCATCGAGCGTATCTATCATCTTGATCGCGGATACGAGAATATCGAGGAAAAGCTCTCCGGCGTCGGGGCCAGAATCAAGCGGGTCAGCGAATAG
- a CDS encoding lipid-binding SYLF domain-containing protein, with protein sequence MGQPLYPTLMAVRFPTLWVLILSSFFLFGCAGKSSSTVARNAAVGQELVDSATAVLRSNLEGEKKDVLNSLIARAKGVMIIPAMGDVSFFFSLGGGSAVVMARTAHGWSGPAFLSKGTGGVGAQAGVTRMSGIILYMDAEDVRYVLETGGVLQGRAAITFLDEDYEGNRTPEFYETGDVVFIGETSGLFVGIGIRGGGLSNRNGLNAAYHDVKDGSPENVLYNTAEVPAGARHLCDLLDMAEAAAKASAGENNGRKK encoded by the coding sequence ATGGGGCAACCCCTTTACCCCACACTTATGGCAGTTCGTTTCCCAACCCTTTGGGTCCTGATTCTTTCCAGCTTTTTTCTGTTCGGCTGTGCCGGGAAAAGCTCCTCCACTGTTGCGCGCAATGCGGCGGTCGGCCAGGAGCTTGTTGATTCCGCCACGGCTGTTTTGCGTTCCAATCTGGAAGGGGAGAAAAAGGACGTCCTGAACAGCCTGATCGCAAGAGCGAAAGGGGTCATGATTATTCCCGCCATGGGTGACGTGAGCTTTTTCTTTTCTCTTGGCGGCGGCAGTGCCGTTGTCATGGCGCGGACCGCGCATGGCTGGAGCGGTCCTGCTTTCCTTTCCAAGGGAACCGGCGGTGTCGGCGCTCAGGCGGGCGTGACCAGAATGTCGGGAATCATCCTTTACATGGATGCGGAGGATGTGCGTTACGTCCTTGAAACCGGCGGTGTTTTGCAGGGACGTGCGGCCATCACGTTTCTTGATGAAGATTATGAGGGTAACCGTACCCCGGAGTTCTACGAGACCGGAGATGTGGTCTTTATTGGCGAGACTTCCGGTTTGTTTGTCGGGATCGGTATTCGGGGCGGCGGACTCTCCAACCGGAATGGCCTGAACGCGGCGTATCACGACGTGAAGGACGGCAGCCCGGAAAATGTATTGTATAATACGGCCGAGGTTCCTGCGGGCGCACGTCACTTGTGCGATCTGCTGGACATGGCCGAAGCGGCGGCAAAGGCGTCTGCCGGTGAGAATAATGGCAGGAAAAAATAA
- the selB gene encoding selenocysteine-specific translation elongation factor translates to MPVIMGTAGHIDHGKTTLVKALTGIDCDRLSEEKKRGITIELGFAHLDLGGGSRLGIVDVPGHEKFVKNMVAGAAGVDFVTLIIAADEGIMPQTREHLEICQLLGVTTGIVALTKTDMVDAEWLEMVEEEVASYLEPTFLGGAPIVPVSAHTGEGLDALKDEIRALLKEFKPKRRSDLFRIPVDRVFTMKGHGTVITGTMISGSISVGEDVVLYPKEAPSKVRGLQSHGETVETAQAGRRTAVNLHGLEVDDVRRGDVLARPGSLFPSDVWDIELTVLESSHLPLKHRREIHFHHGAREVLARIYLLDRDELQPGETAVCQVRFTEPLAGVYDDRIVLRSFSPLRAFAGGRIVGPVGHKIKRFSDAVELLKQLSSDVPEEVAAAQLELAGPKGVTFNELLTMTNLQSKALEKTLGVLGGQQKAVLFDKDTRRYAGGDMAQALADSLLEYLEAFHKKDSMKPGVQRGELASSWGRELPPKLFHFIVERLLKKGDVVAEQEVLRLKDHKVSLASDQEKVRETVLGAYEKGGLTPPNLKDVLEPLGMDFKQAAPVFRLLQDQGQLVRVKDDMYYHGLALDSIKEKIIGFFADNQEMSAPDFKGLTGLSRKYLIPVLEYFDKEKLTVRVGDVRHLRKRS, encoded by the coding sequence ATGCCGGTTATCATGGGAACCGCGGGACACATCGACCACGGTAAAACCACACTCGTCAAAGCGCTTACGGGCATCGACTGCGACCGTCTCTCCGAAGAGAAAAAGCGCGGCATCACCATTGAACTCGGATTCGCACACCTTGATCTGGGCGGCGGCAGCCGACTCGGCATCGTGGACGTTCCCGGCCATGAAAAGTTCGTCAAGAACATGGTGGCCGGGGCCGCGGGCGTGGACTTCGTCACTCTGATCATCGCGGCGGACGAAGGCATCATGCCGCAGACTCGGGAGCATCTTGAAATCTGCCAGTTGCTCGGCGTCACCACCGGCATCGTGGCCCTGACAAAGACGGATATGGTCGATGCCGAATGGCTCGAAATGGTCGAGGAGGAAGTGGCCTCGTATCTGGAGCCGACGTTCCTTGGTGGTGCGCCCATCGTTCCCGTGTCCGCGCATACCGGCGAGGGGCTGGATGCGCTCAAGGACGAGATCAGGGCGCTGCTCAAGGAATTCAAGCCGAAGCGCCGCTCCGATCTTTTCCGCATTCCGGTGGACCGCGTTTTCACCATGAAGGGACACGGCACGGTCATTACCGGCACCATGATTTCCGGTTCCATCTCGGTTGGGGAGGATGTGGTCCTTTACCCCAAGGAAGCCCCGTCCAAGGTGCGTGGGCTGCAATCCCACGGTGAGACAGTGGAGACGGCTCAGGCCGGACGGCGGACCGCCGTCAACCTGCATGGCCTTGAGGTGGATGATGTCCGGCGTGGCGACGTGCTGGCACGGCCCGGTTCACTGTTCCCGTCGGACGTATGGGACATCGAGCTGACCGTGCTGGAATCCTCGCACCTGCCGCTCAAGCATCGCAGGGAAATTCATTTTCATCATGGTGCGCGGGAAGTGCTGGCGAGAATCTATCTGCTCGACCGTGACGAATTGCAACCCGGTGAGACCGCCGTGTGTCAGGTCCGGTTCACCGAACCGCTGGCAGGGGTGTATGACGACCGTATCGTGTTGCGCTCATTTTCGCCTCTCAGGGCTTTTGCTGGCGGACGTATTGTCGGGCCTGTCGGGCACAAGATAAAGCGGTTCTCGGACGCAGTGGAGCTGTTGAAGCAGCTTTCTTCCGATGTGCCGGAAGAGGTCGCTGCCGCACAGCTTGAACTGGCAGGTCCGAAAGGCGTCACCTTCAATGAATTGCTGACCATGACCAATCTTCAGTCCAAGGCGCTTGAGAAGACGCTCGGCGTGCTTGGCGGGCAGCAGAAGGCGGTTCTGTTCGACAAGGATACACGCCGTTACGCAGGCGGAGACATGGCGCAGGCTCTGGCGGACTCCCTGCTTGAATACCTTGAAGCATTTCATAAAAAGGATTCCATGAAACCGGGCGTGCAGCGTGGTGAACTGGCGTCTTCCTGGGGCCGGGAGCTGCCGCCCAAGCTGTTTCATTTCATTGTGGAGCGGTTGCTCAAGAAGGGTGACGTGGTGGCCGAGCAGGAAGTGCTGCGGCTCAAGGACCACAAGGTTTCGCTGGCGTCCGATCAGGAGAAGGTGCGCGAGACCGTGCTCGGTGCCTATGAGAAGGGCGGGCTCACGCCGCCGAATCTCAAGGACGTGCTCGAACCGCTCGGCATGGATTTCAAGCAGGCCGCGCCCGTGTTTCGCCTGTTACAGGATCAGGGACAGCTTGTCCGCGTGAAGGACGATATGTACTACCATGGTTTGGCACTTGATTCGATCAAGGAGAAGATCATCGGTTTCTTTGCGGATAATCAGGAAATGTCCGCCCCGGACTTCAAGGGGTTGACCGGACTGTCCCGCAAATATCTCATTCCTGTTCTTGAGTATTTCGACAAGGAAAAGCTCACCGTGCGAGTGGGGGATGTGCGGCACCTCAGGAAACGGTCTTGA